The genomic window CCGGTCATATTCGCGCATCAGCCCCTCGGCGCATTGCGCATAGCCGGTGACGATCGGCATCTCCTCGCTCAGGTCGATCCCGCGCAGCGCCGTATCCAGCCGCTCGGCCAGGCTGGGATTGCCCTCTTCGCGCCAGCCGCTCAGATCGACGAAGCGCGCGTTCACACCGTGGCGCTGCAACAGCAGCGCGGTGACGAAGGCCGAATGCGCCTCGCCCAGCCCCGAGAGCAGCTCGCGCAGCGTCATCATCTGCTGTTCGATGCGGAAATGCCCGTAGGACCCCAGTCGCTGCAGGTCCAGCATGCAGGCGCGCGCGCCCTCGATGCGGTCGCGCACAAAGGCATCGGCGCGCTGGATATCGCCGTCATGGTCCAGAATGCCGGCATGAATCTCCATCATCGCCGCGGCGGTGGCGTTGAGCGCCTCCAGCCAGCCAGCCCCGCCGTCATCGCTGGCGAAATGGGCATAGACCCCCTGCTCGCCGGTCTTCTTGTGCTCCAGCAGCCGGTTGGTGATTCCGGCAAAGGCCGAGACCACGAAAACCCGGTTGTAGATGGCACCCTTGTCGCGCGCGCCGATATAGAGCGTGTCCAGCAATTCGCGCGCGCGGCTCATGCAGGTGCCGCCGATTTTTTCAACTGTATGCGTCATGGTGTTGTGGCGGGTGCTTTTCACCCCCGCCCATTCCTTGATGTTCAGGTATTTTCCAACGCGTAAGACCCGTCTTCGCGGTGCACTTCCTTGCCCGTCACCGGCGGGTTGAAGCAGCAGGCGAAAACCATCTCGGTCTTGCAGCGCAGGGTGTGGCGGTCATGCAGGTTGAGCGCGTACATCACCCCGGGGCGCAGGTCATGCACCGTGCCGGTTGCCAGATCCTCGATGCTGCCCTCGCCGGAAATGCAATAGACGCTCTCGAAATGGTTCTTGTAGTGGAACGTGTGCGCGCTGCCGGCGGCGATGGTGGTGATGTG from Candidatus Oleimmundimicrobium sp. includes these protein-coding regions:
- a CDS encoding ectoine synthase codes for the protein GRPAPDRSGVNTMIIRDFHQAKNTDRRVADQKWESVRMLLADDGMGFSFHITTIAAGSAHTFHYKNHFESVYCISGEGSIEDLATGTVHDLRPGVMYALNLHDRHTLRCKTEMVFACCFNPPVTGKEVHREDGSYALENT